The following DNA comes from Triticum aestivum cultivar Chinese Spring chromosome 3D, IWGSC CS RefSeq v2.1, whole genome shotgun sequence.
AATTGTTTCTGTAAACTTTTGTTTGCCAGGAATTGTATTGTTGTCCCAATGAAATGAGTCCAGTGTATCGTGCTTAACACCAACAATGGAGATTTCATGATCTGGAGTAGGCCATGTATTTGGATCTACCAAATGGTAAAAAATGTTGGTGCGAACACGTGTTGATATGTCATCGTTACTGTGTAGTACGGGTGTCTTGTCAACGTCATGCACAACCCTTTTTAAAAGGGAAATAGCACCGAGTTTCGATGCATGCATTGGTTGTGCTCAACTGCAGTTCCAGGTTTTATATGGCCATATTTAGTGGGAACACTTGCTCTCTTTATGCGTGTTACTTCATCGGTGTACGTGTCACCCGTTGATACCTTTTCCATTGAAGTTCTCCTTTATCCAATGTTCCTTCTTATTTATAACTAGCTTCTCAGCGAGTCTACCACTATCTTGTTCTAATCATCTGTGCCGTGATCTTTATTTTGAGGACTGAAAGTGAGAGCACTGTTGGTGCGATATTTTATTCTAAGGCTCGAGTCCCCCTCCCCCTTGATTTCTTTCTCAAACCAACCCCTAATTGTTTATGCATCTTTTCCCCCACCAGGTGTCCTCATTTTTGCCCAGCATGGAGCACCCTTTTGTTCCGAATTCGTTTGCTGGAAAGAGAAAATCAATGGTTGGTAATCCACCACCTCAAGTTCACCCTCATGGTGGATCGAGGGCAGTTCATGAGTATCAATTTCTTCCTGAGCAGCCAAGTGATACATACGAGAGAGCAAGTAGATCTCATTACTATGACACTCCGGTTGAAGCTTCAAATTCGAGGATTCCATCTGTCACTCCAGGACCGCACCTTCTCCATGTATCTGAGGAGATGGCGCCTGGTTATGCTTTTGAAGGCCAAGGTCTTCTGCCTCAACCTGGCAGGCCTCAGGTGTTTCCTGCAGTATCGACAGATTACGAGATGAATCAATCTAATAGCAACATTAATTCTGTGCCAGTCGATGGTCAATTTGGTAGTTCTCATGTTGCTGGCTTTGAAGACCCACTTATATCATCGGAAACAAGGGCTTATCATGATGAAGATGCTTCTCGAGTGGATAGGAAGCGAAAAGTATGTTTCTCTCTAACCTCATATATGCATCTTTTTCTTCAGCCTTGGACATTTGTGAGCATATTGACTTTatctggcatgttcttcagcataACGAGGAAGCAAAAATTGCAAAGGAAGTCGAAGCTCATGAAAAACGGATTAGGAAGGAGCTTGAAAAACAAGACATATTGAGGAGAAAGGTATCTGCTTGTTTTCAATTGATGGATATCATCAGCATATActatttggcttgaaagtcatttaTGGTTTCATGTCCTTGCAGAGAGAGGAACAAATGCGCAAGGAAATGGAGAGACATGATCGTGAAAGGAGAAAAGAAGAGGAGCGATTGCTTCGTGAGAGGCAAAGAGAGGAAGAGAGATTCCAAAGGGAGCAAAGGCGGGAACATGAGCGCATGGAGAAGTTTTTGCAGAAGCAATCTAGACGAGTTAGTTTTTTTAGTTCCTTTGAAATAAACTGTAACCCAGATACTGTAGTATATGTAGCACTAATTCTGTTTAGCATTAAGATCTGTCTACATATTTGCAGgcagagaaacaaagacaaaagGAGGAACTCAGAAAAGAGAAAGAGATGGCGAGGCAGAAGGCTGCTAATGAAAGGGCCACAGCACGAAGAATTGCACGGGAGTATATGGAGCTTGTGGAAGATGAGCGCTTGGAGCTAATGGAATTGGCTGCGCAAAGCAAAGGGTTACCCTCAATGCTTTGTCTTGATAGTGACACATTGCAGCAGCTGGATTCATTCCGAGGTATGCTTATTAAGTACTATTGTAAGTGAAATACAACAAAATCAAACCACTCCCGTATCTTGCACAAAAACTCGTAGTTCAAAATCCACCTCTAAAGTTTATTGCCCAAAGAACTGATTAAAGTTAAATGGTGTCTAGATCTGAAGTCTGAGTGATTCATTTAATTAGTTAGTACTCGTTTGGTTGTGTATATATCCTTTTACGTATGGGTTATGACAGTATCAAAGAAGGGAAAATCTAAATGGTTATTACTGGAGGAAGAGAGCTATGCATGCATGCAGAATCTTACACCTCATACTGACATCATCGACATATTGTACTAAATCTGAGTTTTTGATATGATTTATCTCAAATCGTTAATCCGATTAGCAATCCATCTTTATTTTTGAGTTTGTCTTGACGAGGGCTTCAAAACAAGACCCCATGTTGTTTCGTTTTGATGAATGTTTTTGTGGCGCCAGTTCCCAGATTATAGTACCACTGTTGCCAAGTTAGCAGTTAACAGTTGCCACATTATAGTGTACGGTTCGAGGCAAATGGCAAAAGTTTATATGTTCTTAGGAAATGCAGTGTTTATGTAGAAACTAGAGTGAGTATTCAAGTGTTAAGAACATTTAAGAGATGGTAAAAACCCTAGCAGCCCTATCATGCAAATCTTTACAGTAGTGGCGACCTGGTAGCCAGGTTATTATAATCTGGTAAATACGTGGCTATAATCTGGCAATCGTTGACCAAAAAAGAAGTCACCGAAACATGTGAACATGGGATCTAGCTTCGAAGATCTCGCCGCAACGAAGCCAACGGTGAAACTGATCGTCAATTGGATTAGCGGTTCGAGAGATATAAGTTTTTAGTTTTAAGAGTCGAGAGAATGTTGCTGATGTCATGCTTACATACTACATGCACACTTCCTCTCTGTTTGCTGCATACATGCATTAGGTGAAAAAATGGGGGCGCCGCTGTGTAAGACTAGGGCGGGCAAGCTCGCCATGTAGAAATAGATGTGCAACGTTGGCCGTATGCTTTTGTTTAATGCATCATTTTTCCAACACGTGATGTCTAACTGCACATTGCATTTTTCACCCCCCCTTCCTGCCCCGCATTCTTCTTCCAGGCATGTTGAGCCAATTCCCCCCTGAAACGGTGAGATTGAAGGCGCCATTGTCGATAAAGCCTTGGACAGGATCCGAGGAAAGTGTTGGAAAGCTTTTGATGGTAATGGTCTGATTGTTATATATGGTTGTTGCAATACTTGCAGTTGGCCCCGCTCCAATAATATGCAGATGTGCAATCCATTTCCGAAGAGATGTTACATTACACATGCTGCAAAGTGTTGCTTTTATCTtatcaagaaatcacatatatgTTGCGTTCTTGGTTGTATATCTTTCCTTGTCTTTGACTTTTTGTCAAGTGCATGTGGTAAATACTCCTTTTTAATACATTCGAATCAGGTCAATGTGGATATAAACGACGCACCATGATCACTTCTTTTCCAGAGTACGCATGAAGAGATGTTACATTACACATGCTGCAAAGTGTTGCTTTTCTAGCATTCCATTGCTCCAAGAGATATTAAACCCAGAAGCATTGGACTAGCTTCTTGTTTTATTGAGAAGACATGTTCTGATCTTGTTTTAGATATTTCCATTAGGTGTTGTAGTGTCAAACTGCCAACAGATAGTTAGAACACTTCATTTAATTACTGGACTACGTAGTAAGTTCACATTCATTTGTTAGTTTTGTGCTTAGCTCAGTACACCTTTTGCAATTAACATTCTATCGGATAGAACTGCTGGTCATTTTTAAGCTAATGCGCATGCTATTCTAGAGTTAGATAGTTCAGTTATGTGTACTTGATAATATTTGCAGTGAAACTGTTGCTACATGAATTGCAGGTGTGGAAATTCTTGATTACTTTTGCTGATGTCCTCGAGCTTTCTTCAGTTACACTTGATGAGTTTATTCAGTCTCTTCATGATTATGTAAGTGTTTCTTTGGAGAGGGTAATTATCTGCCCTGGACTGTTCTAGTAAAACGGACTAGGGGGGTGAATGTATTTGTATTGTTTACTTGCTATATTAGGCACAAGAACTTGTATCAGCATGTTTGCTGCAAAAAGTTATCACAGTACTAATATTTATAAATTTACCAGCACATTTTTGATAGACATTGATGAAACTTGGACCTGATGGACCTTGCAAACCAACCATTGATAGGTTTTTTGTATCTAATGTTTGCCATGAATTTGGTTTGTTATTGGATACTCTGCTGTTTCCATCAATTTCATAGGTGCTATGTAACTTCACTCTTTTTAAACCCATAAGTTGTTCGATGTCATCTCTCCTGGCTACCTTTTCTTGTAGCTGTTGGTGAAGGCGATAATAGCCTAATAAGTAATGCCATGAGTTAGCTTACTGGATTTGTTTTGTAGGATTCAAGGTTGTTGGGGGAATTGCATGTTGCTCTTCTGAAATCTATCATAAAGGATATTGAGGATGTCGCCCGAACTCCGTCGGTTGCATTGGGTGTAAATCCAGGAGGTGGCCATCCACAAATTGTTGAAGGGGTGTGTGTGTGCAGATATCCTGAAAGCTCTGATTGTTCCTTCAGATTATTTGTTGTTTGCATGAGATTTATATATTTTAACCCTTTTTACAGGCATATTCTTGGGGATTCAATATACGTAACTGGCAGCGCCACCTCAATCTTCTTACCTGGCCTGAAATTTTACGGCAGTTTGCTTTATCTGCTGGTTTTGGACCTCAACTGAAGAAAAGGAATGCTGAAGATGTTTTTTATCGTGATGAAAATGAGGTTTGTATGCTATCCCATACTTGTGCATGACAAGAAACACTTCTGGAAGAGTTTTAACAAGATTCATATAAAATTTGATATATAGGGCCAGGATGGTCAGAATGTCATATCAGCTCTGCGAAATGGTTCAGCAGCCGTGCGTGCTGCCGCTTTGATGAAAGAAAGAGGTTACACCCATCGTCGATCTCGGCATCGCCTCACTCCTGGGACGGTAAAATTTGCTGCTTTCCATGTGCTTTCTCTTGAAGATAGCAGTGGTCTCACAATATTGGAAGTTGCAGAGAAAATCCAGGTATGCAGCATAAAGATATGCTAGCTTTATCATGCCTTCTGTTCTTCTATCTCTAATTTAATAGATTTATTTGCTCTTTCTCTATTCAGAAATCTGGACTGAGAGATCTTACCACAAGCAAGACACCTGAGGCATCTATAGCTGCCGCCTTGTCAAGGGATACAAAACTTTTTGAGCGAACTGCTCCTTCAACATATTGTGTAAAGTCCCCTTACAGAAAAGATCCAGCTGATTCTGAGGCTGTGTTGTCAGCAGCACGTGAAAAAATTAGGGCTTTTCAGAATGTGCTGTCTGACTCTGAAGCTGAAAAAGAGGTGGATGATGTTGATAGAGACGAGGAATCTGATTGTGATGATGACCCTGATGGTGATGATGTGAATATTGAGGTAGGAGATGAGAAGGACCCCCTTCTTGCTGTTAAAGCACAAGGTGTAGTACCAACTGCGACTAAAGTTGGTGACGTAAAAGGGGATCCAGATGATTTGGATGCTGCATTAACTCGACCAATTAGTTCTACTACTACATCTCGAAAAGATATCGCCATGCTTTCTTTAGGCGACTCCAGTGCAGTAGGTACTTCAAGTGTTTCACCTCTCAGAGCTTCATCAGATCATCCTGAGGTAATCACTGGTGATGCTGAAGATACACAGATCGATGAAAGCAACCAAGGTGAGTCTTGGGTACAGGGGCTAGCAGAAGGTGACTATTGTGATCTTAGTGTCGAAGAACGTCTAAATGCATTGGTCGCGCTTGTTGGTGTTGCCACTGAAGGGAACTCTATTCGAGCTGTTCTCGAGGTAAAGATCCTTCAACTATCCTTTCAGTTGTCACTTTCTTATTAGGCAACACTTGATTATAAGAGTCTTGCAGGAACGCTTGGAAGCAGCGAATGCCATAAAAAAACAAATGTGGGCGGAGGCACAACTTGATAAAAGACGTTCCAAAGAAGAGTTTGCTAGCAAAGTGCAGTATAATTCTTACACGAGTTTAAAGGCTGATGTTATTCCAGAAAATAATGCCACAGAGACTACTCCAACTCCAGTCCGTAATCTTGATATAGACAATGATGAAAATGCAGGGACTTCAAACAATAATGAGATACTTAATCAACAGAGTAATGCTGGCAATGTGTCTTATGAAAGGAATGGCACGGGGCAAGAAACCAGTGCAACACCAGACAATTTATCTGTTCAGCAGTATGCATATGCCGATAAAACACGGTCTCAGTTGAAATCATATATTGGTCATAGAGCAGAGCAGCTGTATGTTTACAGATCACTTCCCCTGGGACAGGATCGGAGACGAAACAGATATTGGCAGTTTTCAACTTCCACATCACCAAATGATCCTGGTTCAGGAAGAATCTTTTTTGAATCGAGAGAGGGATATTGGAGGGTTATTGACTCAGAGGAGGTATTGATTTCGTTTGTATATATTTGAGCTAACCTGGTTATCATACATATAACTCAAAACTGCAGTTTACTTGTCAGAACAGAATTCTGGAGAATATGTTGTTATGCTAATGAATATTCTGCTCTCTTTTTTCTGTGTTATAGTTTTTCAAGTACGATTTAACCTAGTTGTTATACAGCACACTTAAAATTTTGTAGTTATCAGAACACATTTCTGGAGAGTATGCAAGCACTATTGTTTTATCTTTTTTCTATGTGTTATTTTTCTTCAAATATGATGCACTAGTCCACTTTTGAAGATTGATGTTAGCTTTCAGATCGTATGATTTTAACCATTTATGCCCTGTTTAGAGTGCTGGAATAATGTAGGATTATTTTATAGGAAACAGTAAATTCCCACAGGAATCGCGGAAACTCCCTTGTTGTTTATAAGTTCGTATATGTTAACTTTTAACTTCCAGCTAACTAGTTTGAAGTTGGTTCTGTACTAAATCCCTCTTTTTAGATGAACATTTGAATTTTGGTATTTACTCTATCTACATCGTCCTgtaaacagcctcttgcagaaatgtagggaaaggctgcgtacaaaagacccaaagtggtcggaccctgtGCAAGCGGGAGCTCGGGCTGCCCTTACACTATCTACAGTCTTTACTCTGCATGCAGTCTGTGCCTACCTTTTGAAATATATAACCTAATGCTGTTTTGTGTCCACAGATGCATACACCGTGTAGAAATCTGAAATCTATTTGCCTCTGTTTTCAATGTTCCTTTTACAGTCAGCCATAGCAGGATATATATAGTGCATCCATCACATTGTCTCTAATCTTTAGATATTCTGTGTAATAAAACTGCAGGTGTTTGATGCTCTGGTAGCTTCCCTTGATACACGTGGCAGCCGGGAGGCACAACTGCACTCGATGCTGCAAAGGGTTGAATCAACCTTTAAGGAAGGTATTAAGAGGAAACGGGACGCAGCCATTGAACAATCAGCTGGAAGGTACCTAAAGAATGGAGCTACTGATACAATGCGTGCAAGTTATCGTAGTGAGTTTGGAAGCCCAAGCAGCACTCTTTCCAGTGTCTCTGCTGATAGTGCCACCACATATTCTGATTCGTTCAAAATAGAGCTTGGGCGTAATGATGTGGAGAAGATATCTATCTCAAAAAGGGCGGATGGATTTTTAAAATGGATGTGGAGCGAATGTTGCGATCGCCAACTGACATGTGCCATGAAGTATGGGAAGAAAAGATGCTCTGCACTGATGCATTCTTGTAATTACTGCTATCAGATTTACTTAGCAGAAGAAAGGCACTGCTCGTCTTGCCATAAGACCTTCAAATCcatttataattattctgagcacATGTCACAAtgcgaagagaagagaagaactgACCCTAACTGGAAGATGCAAATCGCAGACTATTCTGTTCCAATTGGAATGAGATTGCTCAAGTTGCAGTTAGCTACAATTGAGGTGAAGTTTCTGTTGGTTGTTTGCTTCTCAGTTTAGCTTACTTGTCCACTGTAGCTgtttgatgatatattggtgttttTTTACAGGCTTCGATACCATCAGAAGCACTTCAACCATTTTGGAGTGATGGATATCGGAAATCTTGGGGTGTGAAGTTGTACTCTACCACATCCGTTGAGGAAATATTCCAGGTTCTGCATTTATTTCTCCCTTACTCTGGACATGTGGTTAGATTTTTTGTTTGGCAAACATCTATTGCCTTATGTGAATTGATCTCTGAATATGTTGGCTAGAAGCAGTTGTGGTAGATGGTCAAGGCCTTATTAGAAAACAGCCTGAAACATTCATGGCAATAAGACTGCATTATTCTGTGTCAGTGAATGTGGGTAATTATTAAATTGCTGAAATAGCGTTGGTTATAACCAGGATTGACCATCAAGCTGACTGGCCATGATAGCTTGAACCATGTGGTTTTGAGTTTTGACCACTTCACCAGCAATGCCATCTCTTACTAGCTCCAGCCTTAGCATACATGAATTGAAGCACCAAGGGCGATGCTAATGCAACAGGCATAAACACTTTTCTTGAAGAATTTAGATTGTTTTCATGGCTCATGGCTTCCTATCTTATTACTTCTGTTACTCCCTTTTGGAAACTGGACTATGTTTTTATCGCTCATGGCTTCCTATATACTCTTGGAAACTGGCATAGCTTGTTTTGATGACTCATGGCTTCTTACTGTTACCCTCTTCCTGGGTATATTTACACGATTCAAGTACAGATGCTGAAAATTATGTGCATACTGATGGGTTCATTCTTATTTCATTTCTCTACCTTTTCACATAATATCTGTGCTGATGTTCTTCGCTCCCTTGCAGATGTTGACTCTGCTGGAAGGTGCAATAAGACGAGACTACCTGTCTTCTGATTTTGAAACATCAAATGAATTGCTTAATAACTCAAAGACAGAAGATATGCCTTCCCAGAATCCTTCCTCACTACCTGGAACTTCTGTACTTCCATGGGTTCCTGACACTACTGCTGCCATCACATTAAGAATGTTAGACCTTGATTATGCTGTTTCATACGTACAGAATCAAAAGAAGGAGAGAGATGGTGGAGATTCCATGGTAAGATAAAGTTCGAGAATACTGCCTTTTGTTGTTTGAACTTTAAGTAGTAACTACTGTATAAAATGGCGTACTATCGTTGCAAAAGTATTCAGACGCACCAGACTTTCTACTTCGTCTCTCACTTGCTTTGTACCTTCTTGCTCTACTATACATATGCAATTAAATCATGTATTGCCATCAAATGTTCAAGTTGATGATTTGTTTGTACGACATGTACGTTGCTTTTCATGTTTAATGCTACCATTAGTTGTGTGATTATTTTTCCCTTCCTGCAGAAGCTTGCATCAAGGTATACTGTTGTTAAGAAGGCACAAGATATAGAGCCGTTGGAACCAACTGGTTTTGACCTGTATGATGCAAGGGGGCCTCCCAGTAGTGGCCGCAGGGGTCGTGGAAGAGGAAGTAGAGGAGGTAGCAGGGGAGGAAGAGGTCGAAGTCGAGGTGGAAGGATCCCAAGAGGTATTAGCAGCTCATCTaggattgaatttatggatgagGATGCTGCATATGAGAAAGCCCCAAGAAAGAACGCACGTcgaggccgtggccgtggccgtggccgtgggcGCGGACGTCGCACAGTTAGGCCTCGGCAGCCATCATCTGAGGGCAGAGGCAGATCGATTCCAAAGGCTAATCTGTTGGGAAGCTTCAGCATGCTTAGCAATGTGAAGCCTTCTGCTGTTGAGGAGTCCCCACGAAGCTCAGGTGCAGAAGAGTGGGGCTTGGAGAGCAGAAGACCGTACATCCAAGGTGAAGGTGATGAGACCAGCTCTGGATCCGAATCAGATCAATCAGAAGACAACGGGGAAAACGGCCAGCCCATGGACGAGGAGTATGAGGAGGAGCAGGTTCCAGATTACTCGAGAGCCTATTCTGGTGGATTGAGACCCCATGCCCTTGTCATGATGGATGATGAGaccgaggatgatgatgaagatgctgAAGCGGACGGAGAGGGCGACGAGGAAGAATATGACGTGAACCATGCTTCCGCTGATGTTGATGATGAGATGGACGAGGATGATGATATAGGTGATGAtggggatgatggtggtgatggAGTTGAGGTGAATGCAGATGAAGATGAAGGCGCGACCTCATACTCGTCAGAGTACAGTGAATAAGAGCTTCTGTCTCCGGTGACCATTTATGCAGGTAGGACAATAATAAGCCTTTTGCCTCTTTTTGGGGGCAAAGTGGGCTAGATGTGGAACAGGGAAGCTGTTGCTCGGTAGGTTGGTATGTATGTAGTACAGCAGTCAGGTTTGTATTGGTTATCTGGTGGCACATCATGGTGGCTGCCTCGACAATCTGCCAGTGTA
Coding sequences within:
- the LOC123078782 gene encoding homeobox-DDT domain protein RLT2 isoform X3 — translated: MPKLICSFTGWKLSVPEQQKQPVRSYDAKIFSRHDPNLLKVSSFLPSMEHPFVPNSFAGKRKSMVGNPPPQVHPHGGSRAVHEYQFLPEQPSDTYERASRSHYYDTPVEASNSRIPSVTPGPHLLHVSEEMAPGYAFEGQGLLPQPGRPQVFPAVSTDYEMNQSNSNINSVPVDGQFGSSHVAGFEDPLISSETRAYHDEDASRVDRKRKHNEEAKIAKEVEAHEKRIRKELEKQDILRRKREEQMRKEMERHDRERRKEEERLLRERQREEERFQREQRREHERMEKFLQKQSRRAEKQRQKEELRKEKEMARQKAANERATARRIAREYMELVEDERLELMELAAQSKGLPSMLCLDSDTLQQLDSFRGMLSQFPPETVRLKAPLSIKPWTGSEESVGKLLMVWKFLITFADVLELSSVTLDEFIQSLHDYDSRLLGELHVALLKSIIKDIEDVARTPSVALGVNPGGGHPQIVEGAYSWGFNIRNWQRHLNLLTWPEILRQFALSAGFGPQLKKRNAEDVFYRDENEGQDGQNVISALRNGSAAVRAAALMKERGYTHRRSRHRLTPGTVKFAAFHVLSLEDSSGLTILEVAEKIQKSGLRDLTTSKTPEASIAAALSRDTKLFERTAPSTYCVKSPYRKDPADSEAVLSAAREKIRAFQNVLSDSEAEKEVDDVDRDEESDCDDDPDGDDVNIEVGDEKDPLLAVKAQGVVPTATKVGDVKGDPDDLDAALTRPISSTTTSRKDIAMLSLGDSSAVGTSSVSPLRASSDHPEVITGDAEDTQIDESNQGESWVQGLAEGDYCDLSVEERLNALVALVGVATEGNSIRAVLEERLEAANAIKKQMWAEAQLDKRRSKEEFASKVQYNSYTSLKADVIPENNATETTPTPVRNLDIDNDENAGTSNNNEILNQQSNAGNVSYERNGTGQETSATPDNLSVQQYAYADKTRSQLKSYIGHRAEQLYVYRSLPLGQDRRRNRYWQFSTSTSPNDPGSGRIFFESREGYWRVIDSEEVFDALVASLDTRGSREAQLHSMLQRVESTFKEGIKRKRDAAIEQSAGRYLKNGATDTMRASYRSEFGSPSSTLSSVSADSATTYSDSFKIELGRNDVEKISISKRADGFLKWMWSECCDRQLTCAMKYGKKRCSALMHSCNYCYQIYLAEERHCSSCHKTFKSIYNYSEHMSQCEEKRRTDPNWKMQIADYSVPIGMRLLKLQLATIEASIPSEALQPFWSDGYRKSWGVKLYSTTSVEEIFQMLTLLEGAIRRDYLSSDFETSNELLNNSKTEDMPSQNPSSLPGTSVLPWVPDTTAAITLRMLDLDYAVSYVQNQKKERDGGDSMKLASRYTVVKKAQDIEPLEPTGFDLYDARGPPSSGRRGRGRGSRGGSRGGRGRSRGGRIPRGISSSSRIEFMDEDAAYEKAPRKNARRGRGRGRGRGRGRRTVRPRQPSSEGRGRSIPKANLLGSFSMLSNVKPSAVEESPRSSGAEEWGLESRRPYIQGEGDETSSGSESDQSEDNGENGQPMDEEYEEEQVPDYSRAYSGGLRPHALVMMDDETEDDDEDAEADGEGDEEEYDVNHASADVDDEMDEDDDIGDDGDDGGDGVEVNADEDEGATSYSSEYSE
- the LOC123078782 gene encoding homeobox-DDT domain protein RLT2 isoform X1 → MDAAGAGDGPPREAPEERTPQTPAPPAVAAPASASGGAAGPSGSGEKPVKRMMKTPYQLDVLEQTYLAEQYPSEAMRAELSVKIGLSDRQLQMWFCHRRLKDRKPPAKRQRRDQEGPATPVPVPPPVLPLQAMPLASTDLMMSAGSPYDEPLLPLTHSRRGAGRSSAVPRISAPDIGRDIGRRYYEPLPVMLPPPVAPMQFRQAELRVITSVESQLGEPLREDGPVLGVDFDPLPPGAFGAPIVPEQQKQPVRSYDAKIFSRHDPNLLKVSSFLPSMEHPFVPNSFAGKRKSMVGNPPPQVHPHGGSRAVHEYQFLPEQPSDTYERASRSHYYDTPVEASNSRIPSVTPGPHLLHVSEEMAPGYAFEGQGLLPQPGRPQVFPAVSTDYEMNQSNSNINSVPVDGQFGSSHVAGFEDPLISSETRAYHDEDASRVDRKRKHNEEAKIAKEVEAHEKRIRKELEKQDILRRKREEQMRKEMERHDRERRKEEERLLRERQREEERFQREQRREHERMEKFLQKQSRRAEKQRQKEELRKEKEMARQKAANERATARRIAREYMELVEDERLELMELAAQSKGLPSMLCLDSDTLQQLDSFRGMLSQFPPETVRLKAPLSIKPWTGSEESVGKLLMVWKFLITFADVLELSSVTLDEFIQSLHDYDSRLLGELHVALLKSIIKDIEDVARTPSVALGVNPGGGHPQIVEGAYSWGFNIRNWQRHLNLLTWPEILRQFALSAGFGPQLKKRNAEDVFYRDENEGQDGQNVISALRNGSAAVRAAALMKERGYTHRRSRHRLTPGTVKFAAFHVLSLEDSSGLTILEVAEKIQKSGLRDLTTSKTPEASIAAALSRDTKLFERTAPSTYCVKSPYRKDPADSEAVLSAAREKIRAFQNVLSDSEAEKEVDDVDRDEESDCDDDPDGDDVNIEVGDEKDPLLAVKAQGVVPTATKVGDVKGDPDDLDAALTRPISSTTTSRKDIAMLSLGDSSAVGTSSVSPLRASSDHPEVITGDAEDTQIDESNQGESWVQGLAEGDYCDLSVEERLNALVALVGVATEGNSIRAVLEERLEAANAIKKQMWAEAQLDKRRSKEEFASKVQYNSYTSLKADVIPENNATETTPTPVRNLDIDNDENAGTSNNNEILNQQSNAGNVSYERNGTGQETSATPDNLSVQQYAYADKTRSQLKSYIGHRAEQLYVYRSLPLGQDRRRNRYWQFSTSTSPNDPGSGRIFFESREGYWRVIDSEEVFDALVASLDTRGSREAQLHSMLQRVESTFKEGIKRKRDAAIEQSAGRYLKNGATDTMRASYRSEFGSPSSTLSSVSADSATTYSDSFKIELGRNDVEKISISKRADGFLKWMWSECCDRQLTCAMKYGKKRCSALMHSCNYCYQIYLAEERHCSSCHKTFKSIYNYSEHMSQCEEKRRTDPNWKMQIADYSVPIGMRLLKLQLATIEASIPSEALQPFWSDGYRKSWGVKLYSTTSVEEIFQMLTLLEGAIRRDYLSSDFETSNELLNNSKTEDMPSQNPSSLPGTSVLPWVPDTTAAITLRMLDLDYAVSYVQNQKKERDGGDSMKLASRYTVVKKAQDIEPLEPTGFDLYDARGPPSSGRRGRGRGSRGGSRGGRGRSRGGRIPRGISSSSRIEFMDEDAAYEKAPRKNARRGRGRGRGRGRGRRTVRPRQPSSEGRGRSIPKANLLGSFSMLSNVKPSAVEESPRSSGAEEWGLESRRPYIQGEGDETSSGSESDQSEDNGENGQPMDEEYEEEQVPDYSRAYSGGLRPHALVMMDDETEDDDEDAEADGEGDEEEYDVNHASADVDDEMDEDDDIGDDGDDGGDGVEVNADEDEGATSYSSEYSE
- the LOC123078782 gene encoding homeobox-DDT domain protein RLT2 isoform X2, with the protein product MDAAGAGDGPPREAPEERTPQTPAPPAVAAPASASGGAAGPSGSGEKPVKRMMKTPYQLDVLEQTYLAEQYPSEAMRAELSVKIGLSDRQLQMWFCHRRLKDRKPPAKRQRRDQEGPATPVPVPPPVLPLQAMPLASTDLMMSAGSPYDEPLLPLTHSRRGAGRSSAVPRISAPDIGRDIGRRYYEPLPVMLPPPVAPMQFRQAELRVITSVESQLGEPLREDGPVLGVDFDPLPPGAFGAPIVPEQQKQPVRSYDAKIFSRHDPNLLKVSSFLPSMEHPFVPNSFAGKRKSMVGNPPPQVHPHGGSRAVHEYQFLPEQPSDTYERASRSHYYDTPVEASNSRIPSVTPGPHLLHVSEEMAPGYAFEGQGLLPQPGRPQVFPAVSTDYEMNQSNSNINSVPVDGQFGSSHVAGFEDPLISSETRAYHDEDASRVDRKRKHNEEAKIAKEVEAHEKRIRKELEKQDILRRKREEQMRKEMERHDRERRKEEERLLRERQREEERFQREQRREHERMEKFLQKQSRRAEKQRQKEELRKEKEMARQKAANERATARRIAREYMELVEDERLELMELAAQSKGLPSMLCLDSDTLQQLDSFRGMLSQFPPETVRLKAPLSIKPWTGSEESVGKLLMVWKFLITFADVLELSSVTLDEFIQSLHDYDSRLLGELHVALLKSIIKDIEDVARTPSVALGVNPGGGHPQIVEGAYSWGFNIRNWQRHLNLLTWPEILRQFALSAGFGPQLKKRNAEDVFYRDENEGQDGQNVISALRNGSAAVRAAALMKERGYTHRRSRHRLTPGTVKFAAFHVLSLEDSSGLTILEVAEKIQKSGLRDLTTSKTPEASIAAALSRDTKLFERTAPSTYCVKSPYRKDPADSEAVLSAAREKIRAFQNVLSDSEAEKEVDDVDRDEESDCDDDPDGDDVNIEVGDEKDPLLAVKAQGVVPTATKVGDVKGDPDDLDAALTRPISSTTTSRKDIAMLSLGDSSAVGTSSVSPLRASSDHPEVITGDAEDTQIDESNQGESWVQGLAEGDYCDLSVEERLNALVALVGVATEGNSIRAVLEERLEAANAIKKQMWAEAQLDKRRSKEEFASKVQYNSYTSLKADVIPENNATETTPTPVRNLDIDNDENAGTSNNNEILNQQSNAGNVSYERNGTGQETSATPDNLSVQQYAYADKTRSQLKSYIGHRAEQLYVYRSLPLGQDRRRNRYWQFSTSTSPNDPGSGRIFFESREGYWRVIDSEEVFDALVASLDTRGSREAQLHSMLQRVESTFKEGIKRKRDAAIEQSAGRYLKNGATDTMRASYRSEFGSPSSTLSSVSADSATTYSDSFKIELGRNDVEKISISKRADGFLKWMWSECCDRQLTCAMKYGKKRCSALMHSCNYCYQIYLAEERHCSSCHKTFKSIYNYSEHMSQCEEKRRTDPNWKMQIADYSVPIGMRLLKLQLATIEASIPSEALQPFWSDGYRKSWGVKLYSTTSVEEIFQMLTLLEGAIRRDYLSSDFETSNELLNNSKTEDMPSQNPSSLPGTSVLPWVPDTTAAITLRMLDLDYAVSYVQNQKKERDGGDSMLASRYTVVKKAQDIEPLEPTGFDLYDARGPPSSGRRGRGRGSRGGSRGGRGRSRGGRIPRGISSSSRIEFMDEDAAYEKAPRKNARRGRGRGRGRGRGRRTVRPRQPSSEGRGRSIPKANLLGSFSMLSNVKPSAVEESPRSSGAEEWGLESRRPYIQGEGDETSSGSESDQSEDNGENGQPMDEEYEEEQVPDYSRAYSGGLRPHALVMMDDETEDDDEDAEADGEGDEEEYDVNHASADVDDEMDEDDDIGDDGDDGGDGVEVNADEDEGATSYSSEYSE